In Brachypodium distachyon strain Bd21 chromosome 2, Brachypodium_distachyon_v3.0, whole genome shotgun sequence, one genomic interval encodes:
- the LOC100841516 gene encoding probable auxin efflux carrier component 3b, with the protein MISWHDLYTVLSAVVPLYVAMALAYGSVRWWGVITPDQCGGINRFVAVFAVPLLSFKVISGTDLYAMDLRFAAADTLHKCAVLAALAASARFFPGSGGSRLDWPVTFFSFATLPNTLIMGIPLLVAMYGSHAGDLMVQLVVLQCIVWYTLLLFLFELRAARALISAAAAAAGAGGRRERVESFVVDPDVVSLDGSHAEAQAEVAPDGSMRLTVRRASASASASRRSLMAGGVGAATPRASNLTGVEIYSACSSPRVSLGAHADLTAHPAAPASASASALRASSFGAADLFSLHSSRQHTPRPSASASFDERNPRATAAVAPVNDDDGAGDDDRKNSDARVLDWSSGASEVSGLPVFRAGVGRDSGRLRLQPIGSGSSRMIRAARGPAPTCAKPEAAVHEAVAKLEAGLAKTTTDERQKHEQQGVAKDGGAGQKMPPAGVMTRLILTMVWRRLIRNPNTYASVVGLTWSLVEFRYKIAMPAIVANSISILSNTGLGMAMFSLGLFMAMQPKLIACGHTVAATTLAVRFLFAPATMAAAAATVGLRGTLLRVAIVQAALPQGIVPFVFAKEYNLHAAALCTGVIFGMLIALPIALVYYIILGLL; encoded by the exons ATGATATCGTGGCACGACCTCTACACGGTGCTGTCGGCGGTGGTGCCGCTGTACGTGGCCATGGCGCTCGCCTACGGCTCCGTCCGGTGGTGGGGCGTCATCACCCCGGACCAGTGCGGCGGCATCAACCGCTTCGTGGCCGTCTTCGCCGTGCCGCTGCTCTCCTTCAAGGTCATCTCCGGCACCGACCTCTACGCCATGGACCTgcgcttcgccgccgccgacacgcTCCACAAGTgcgccgtcctcgccgcccTCGCAGCCTCCGCCCGCTTCTTCCCTGGCTCCGGCGGGAGCAGGCTCGACTGGCCCGTCACGTTCTTCTCCTTCGCCACGCTGCCCAACACGCTCATCATGGGGATCCCGCTGCTGGTGGCCATGTACGGCAGCCATGCCGGGGATCTCATGGTCCAGCTCGTCGTGCTCCAGTGCATCGTCTGGTACACTCTCTTGTTGTTTCTCTTCGAGCTCCGGGCCGCCAGGGCTCTCAtctctgccgctgccgctgctgccggcgccgggggccGCCGAGAGCGCGTCGAGTCCTTCGTGGTCGATCCGGACGTGGTGTCGCTCGACGGCAGCCATGCCGAGGCGCAGGCCGAGGTCGCGCCCGACGGCAGCATGCGGCTCACCGTGCGCCGGGCGTCggcatcggcgtcggcgtcgcggaGGTCGCTCATggcgggcggcgtgggcgcggccACGCCGCGCGCGTCGAACCTGACCGGCGTGGAGATCTACTCGGCGTGCTCGTCGCCGAGGGTCTCGCTCGGTGCCCACGCCGACCTAACCGCGCACCCGGCTgcgccggcatcggcatcggcatcggcattgCGCGCGTCGAGCTTCGGCGCCGCGGACCTGTTCTCGCTGCACTCGTCGAGGCAGCACACGCCGCGGCCGTCGGCGTCGGCCAGCTTCGACGAGCGGAACCCCAGGGCGACTGCCGCCGTTGCGCCCgtcaacgacgacgacggcgccggggacgacgACAGAAAAAACAGCGACGCGCGCGTGTTGGACTGGAGCTCCGGGGCGTCCGAGGTCAGCGGGCTGCCGGTGTtccgcgccggcgtcggcaggGACAGCGGCCGCCTACGGTTGCAGCCCAtcggctccggctcctccaGAA TGATCCGGGCGGCGAGGGGACCGGCACCGACGTGTGCCAAGCCGGAGGCCGCAGTGCATGAGGCCGTGGCGAAGCTGGAGGCCGGCTTggcgaagacgacgacggatGAGCGGCAGAAGCATGAGCAGCAGGGAGTGGCGAAAGACGGCGGTGCGGGGCAGAAGATGCCGCCGGCGGGGGTGATGACGCGGCTGATCCTGACGATGGTGTGGCGCAGGCTGATCCGGAACCCCAACACGTACGCCAGTGTCGTCGGCCTCACCTGGTCGCTCGTCGAGTTCCG ATACAAGATCGCCATGCCGGCCATAGTGGCCAACTCCATCTCCATCCTCTCCAACACAGGCCTGGGAATGGCCATGTTTAGCCTGGGGCTGTTCATGGCCATGCAGCCCAAGCTCATCGCCTGCGGCCATACCGTGGCGGCCACCACTTTGGCCGTCCGCTTCCTCTTCGCCCCGgccaccatggccgccgccgccgccaccgtcggcCTCCGCGGCACGCTGCTCCGCGTCGCCATCGTCCAGGCCGCGCTGCCGCAAGGGATCGTACCCTTCGTGTTCGCCAAGGAGTACAATCTCCATGCCGCCGCTCTCTGCACCGG GGTCATATTTGGCATGCTAATAGCTCTCCCCATCGCCTTGGTCTACTACATTATTCTTGGGCTGctgtga
- the LOC100841823 gene encoding mitogen-activated protein kinase 17, which yields MGGLIRWLRHHRSRRVSSSSSSHLPSNTTSSSSTSDLRAHSLPQHQGDHHGEVVVEWEDAAEGPDSDPEEYIVVVLGDDEQGVVAARAPVRTKPPRVMDPGKKTSESEFFTEYGEANRYKVSEVIGKGSYGVVAAAVDTQTGERCAIKKINDVFDHVSDATRILREIKLLRLLRHPDIVEIKHIMLPPSRREFRDIYVVFELMESDLHQVIKANDDLTPEHHQFFLYQLLRGMKYIHTANVFHRDLKPKNILANADCKLKICDFGLARVSFNDGAPSAIFWTDYVATRWYRAPELCGSFFSKYTPAIDIWSVGCIFAEMLTGKPLFPGKNVVHQLDLMTDLLGTPSAESLSKIRNEKARRYLSNMRKKPKVPLTKKFPGIDPMALHLLERLLAFDPKDRPSADEALTDPYFTGLANSEREPITQPISKLEFEFEKRKLAKDDVRELIYREILEYHPHMLQEYLRGGGDQMSFMFPSGVDRFKRQFAHLEEGGAKGEKSSPQLRQNASLPRERVIGNKHGDGDYNMKLNVGEKPELASVSDGISKPLMSARSLLKSETMSASKCIGEIKNKDEDSLSECVEGTDDDVSQKIAQLKT from the exons ATGGGCGGCCTCATCCGCTGGCTCCGTCACCACCGCTCCCGCCgcgtctcctcctcttcctcctcccaccTGCCCAGTAataccacctcctcctcctccaccagcgACCTGCGCGCCCACTCGCTCCCGCAGCACCAGGGCGACCACCACGGCGAGGTCGTTGTCGAGTGGGAGGACGCCGCCGAGGGCCCCGACTCCGACCCCGAGGAGTACATTGTCGTCGTGTTGGGGGACGACGAGCAGGGCGTTGTAGCAGCACGCGCGCCGGTGCGCACCAAGCCGCCTCGCGTCATGGATCCGGGCAAGAAG ACCTCGGAATCCGAGTTCTTCACGGAGTATGGTGAAGCAAACCGGTATAAGGTCAGTGAGGTTATTGGCAAAGGGAGTTATGGTGTTGTGGCCGCTGCTGTCGACACCCAGACGGGTGAACGTTGTGCGATCAAGAAGATCAATGACGTCTTTGATCATGTCTCTGATGCCACCCGCATTCTTAGGGAGATCAAGTTGCTCCGGCTGCTGCGTCACCCGGACATAGTTGAGATTAAGCACATTATGCTGCCTCCTTCAAGGAGGGAATTCAGGGACATATATGTAGTCTTTGAGCTGATGGAGTCGGATCTCCATCAGGTAATAAAAGCGAACGATGATCTCACACCAGAGCATCACCAGTTCTTCTTGTATCAGCTGCTCCGTGGAATGAAGTACATTCATACAG CGAATGTTTTCCATCGCGATCTTAAGCCCAAGAACATTCTAGCCAATGCTGATTGCAAGCTGAAGATCTGTGATTTTGGCCTTGCCCGGGTGTCATTTAATGATGGGGCCCCATCAGCCATATTCTGGACG GATTACGTGGCAACTAGATGGTATCGTGCTCCAGAACTGTGTGGCTCATTTTTCTCGAAG TACACTCCTGCGATTGATATTTGGAGCGTTGGATGCATATTTGCTGAAATGCTTACAGGGAAGCCACTCTTTCCAGGGAAGAATGTTGTGCATCAATTGGATCTGATGACTGATCTACTTGGCACTCCTTCAGCAGAATCCCTCTCTAAG ATACGGAATGAAAAAGCTCGGCGATACTTGAGCAATATGAGGAAAAAGCCTAAAGTTCCGTTAACTAAAAAATTTCCAGGTATCGATCCCATGGCTCTCCATTTGCTGGAGCGTCTTCTTGCCTTCGATCCTAAGGATCGGCCAAGTGCTGACGAG GCCCTGACAGATCCGTACTTTACTGGATTAGCAAATTCTGAACGTGAACCCATAACACAGCCTATCTCAAAACTTGAATTTGAGTTCGAGAAGAGGAAATTGGCCAAAGATGATGTACGAGAATTAATTTACAGGGAG attttAGAGTACCATCCTCATATGTTGCAAGAATACCtacgcggaggaggagaccaGATGAGCTTCATGTTTCCTAG TGGGGTGGATCGCTTTAAGCGGCAGTTTGCTCATTTGGAAGAAGGTGGCGCAAAGGGTGAAAAATCCAGTCCACAGCTGCGGCAGAATGCTTCCTTACCAAG GGAAAGAGTAATTGGCAATAAGCATGGAGATGGTGACTACAACATGAAGCTGAATGTAGGTGAGAAGCCAGAACTTGCATCAGTGTCAGATGGAATAAGCAAACCACTCATGAGTGCGCGGAGCTTGTTGAAAAGTGAAACCATGAGTGCTTCCAAGTGCATAggtgaaataaaaaataaagat GAGGATTCCCTTTCGGAGTGTGTGGAGGGAACAGATGATGATGTCTCGCAGAAGATTGCTCAACTGAAAACCTGA
- the LOC100830416 gene encoding protein CHUP1, chloroplastic, translating to MLVRLGFVVVASVAAFTLKRGRGPNKDNGQARKRKDKARSSEHGEKEEEKEEVKTISGIINSVEDDDDDMFSEIESLLSGEIDIPIPSDRFDVKERSRYNAHMANNGAEMERLRGLVRELEEREVKLEGELLEYYGLKEQETDVTELQKQLKIKTVEVDMLNITISSLQAERKKLQDDVVRGAATKKELEASRSRIRELQRQIQMEANQTKGQLMLLKQQVMGLKAKEEEVAKKDAEIEQKLKKLKELEVEVLELRRKNKELLYEKRDLIVKLDAAQGKITESDVVAHAREEISNLRHTNEDLTKQVEGLQMNRFSEVEELVYLRWVNACLRFELRNYQTPSGKISARDLNRTLSPKSQARAKQLMLEYGSERGQGDTDLDSASSAPSSPRSEDFDTVSIDSSSSRYSFLSKRPNLMQKLKKWGRSKDDSSNLSSPTQSLTSGSPKRSQKPKGPLESLMLRNAGDGMSITTFGKREQDSSDILDEANVASSFQLMSKNVEGFADEKYPAYKDRHKLATEREKAIKEKAEQARAQRFGGGYSSALVPSPKAALPPKLAQIKEKKVPAVNAESGDQSSDNQNNPLAVTQLKLAQIEKRAPRVPRPPPTASAIASGPTNTASGAPPPPRPPGAPPPPPPPGKPGGPPPPPPPPGSLSRSLAGGEKVHRAPEVVEFYQSLMKREAKNTTSLGSKTSSVSDNRSNMIGEIENRSTFLLAVKADVETQGDFVESLASEVRAARFVNIDDVVAFVHWLDEELAFLVDERAVLKHFDWPESKTDALREAAFEYQDLLKLENKATSFADDPKLPCEEALKKMYSLLEKVEQTVYALLRTRDMTTSRYKEYGIPVDWLSDSGKVGKIKLASVQLAKKYMERVASELDALEGTEKEPNREFLLLQGVRFAFRVHQFAGGFDADSMKVFEELRSKMTTQTSGPPASDT from the exons ATGCTGGTGAGACTGGGATTCGTGGTCGTCGCATCCGTCGCCGCCTTCACTCTTAAGCGAGGAAGAGGACCTAACAAAG ACAATGGCCAAGCAAGGAAAAGGAAGGACAAGGCTAGGAGTTCTGAACAT ggggagaaagaagaagagaaggaagaggtTAAGACGATCAGCGGCATAATCAACTCCgtagaagacgacgacgatgatatGTTCTCGGAGATCGAGAGCCTCCTGTCAGGGGAGATCGACATTCCGATACCAAGCGACAGGTTCGACGTCAAAGAACGGTCTCGGTACAATGCGCACATGGCCAACAACGGGGCCGAGATGGAGCGGCTGCGTGGCCTGGTGAGGGAGCtggaggagagggaggtgAAGCTCGAAGGTGAGCTGCTCGAGTACTATGGCCTCAAGGAGCAAGAGACTGACGTCACTGAGCTGCAGAAGCAGCTTAAGATCAAGACGGTGGAGGTCGACATGCTCAACATCACCATCAGCTCGCTGCaagcggagaggaagaagctgcAGGACGACGTTGTCCGCGGCGCAGCAACCAAGAAAGAGCTCGAAGCGTCGAGGAGCAGGATTAGAGAGCTGCAGAGGCAGATACAGATGGaggcaaaccaaacaaaaggCCAGCTGATGCTGCTGAAGCAGCAGGTAATGGGGTTGAAggccaaggaagaagaggtggcCAAGAAGGACGCAGAGATCGAACAAAAGCtgaagaagctcaaggagctgGAAGTGGAGGTGCTTGAGCTCAGGAGGAAGAACAAGGAGCTGTTGTATGAGAAGAGGGATCTCATAGTGAAGTTGGATGCAGCACAAGGAAAAATAACAGAG AGTGATGTAGTTGCCCATGCAAGAGAGGAGATCAGCAATTTAAGACATACAAATGAGGACCTAACGAAGCAAGTCGAAGGCCTACAAATGAATAGATTCAGTGAAGTAGAAGAGCTGGTGTACCTGCGTTGGGTCAATGCTTGTCTGAGATTTGAGCTCCGCAACTACCAGACACCATCTGGGAAAATCTCTGCACGCGACCTCAACAGGACGCTTAGCCCCAAATCACAGGCGAGGGCCAAACAGCTAATGTTGGAATACGGATCTGAACGAGGTCAGGGTGACACAGACCTCGATAGTGCTTCTTCTGCACCTTCTTCCCCCAGAAGCGAAGACTTCGACACCGTTTCAATCGACAGCTCTTCCAGCAGATATAGCTTCTTAAGCAAAAGGCCCAATCTGATGCAAAAACTTAAGAAGTGGGGAAGGAGCAAGGATGACAGCAGCAATTTATCATCCCCGACACAATCCCTGACAAGTGGCTCTCCAAAGAGGAGCCAAAAACCTAAAGGCCCCCTGGAATCTCTCATGCTCAGAAATGCAGGAGATGGTATGTCCATAACAACGTTTGGAAAGAGGGAGCAAGATTCCAGTGACATACTGGATGAGGCAAATGTTGCATCTTCTTTCCAATTGATGTCAAAGAATGTCGAAGGCTTTGCTGATGAGAAGTATCCAGCTTATAAAGACCGGCATAAGCTTGCTACAGAACGGGAGAAGGCAATAAAAGAGAAGGCCGAACAAGCTAGAGCACAGAGGTTTGGTGGTGGCTATAGTTCAGCTCTTGTTCCCTCTCCAAAAGCTGCACTCCCCCCAAAACTTGCACAAataaaggagaagaaggtccCTGCAGTTAATGCTGAATCCGGCGACCAATCTAGTGATAACCAGAACAACCCCCTGGCGGTGACCCAGTTGAAGCTTGCACAAATTGAGAAGAGAGCTCCAAGAGTGCCCCGTCCACCTCCCACGGCATCAGCCATTGCTTCTGGACCTACCAATACTGCAAGCGGTgcacctccgccgccacgcccACCTGgtgcacctcctcctccaccacctcctggGAAACCTGGCggcccaccgccaccgccgcctcctcctgggTCTCTATCCAGGAGCCTCGCTGGTGGTGAAAAGGTACACCGTGCTCCGGAGGTCGTGGAGTTTTATCAGAGTCTCATGAAGCGTGAAGCTAAGAACACAACCTCTTTGGGATCAAAGACATCAAGTGTTTCTGATAACAGAAGCAACATGATCGGAGAGATTGAGAACAGATCGACATTCCTCTTAGCT GTCAAAGCTGATGTGGAGACACAAGGAGACTTTGTCGAGTCTCTAGCAAGTGAGGTCCGAGCAGCGAGATTCGTAAATATTGATGATGTTGTTGCCTTTGTACATTGGCTGGATGAGGAGTTAGCATTCTTG GTTGATGAGCGAGCAGTCCTGAAGCACTTTGATTGGCCAGAGAGCAAAACTGATGCATTAAGAGAGGCAGCCTTTGAGTACCAAGACCTGTTGAAACTAGAGAACAAGGCTACGTCCTTTGCCGATGATCCAAAGCTTCCATGTGAAGAAGCTCTGAAGAAGATGTACTCGTTGCTTGAAAA AGTGGAGCAGACTGTCTATGCCCTTCTCCGTACAAGAGACATGACCACCTCACGCTACAAGGAGTATGGAATACCAGTTGATTGGCTATCTGATTCTGGAAAAGTTGGCAAG ATCAAATTGGCATCTGTTCAGCTGGCAAAGAAGTACATGGAGAGGGTTGCCTCAGAACTTGATGCTTTAGAAGGCACTGAGAAAGAGCCAAATAGGGAGTTCTTGCTTCTCCAGGGTGTCAGATTCGCTTTCCGAGTTCATCAG TTTGCTGGAGGCTTTGATGCGGACAGCATGAAAGTTTTTGAAGAGCTGAGAAGCAAGATGACCACACAGACATCCGGTCCTCCGGCATCTGATACATGA
- the LOC100842119 gene encoding oleosin 16 kDa, with protein sequence MADRHGGEGLAPVRLSGGRHGHTSNYHNNRHNNTSSSSATTPLLHRLLQTTHGPTSTQLVGFLTLLLAGAALLVLAGLTVTGAVVGLIFLGPIALLTSPIWVPFAVAAFLLAAAFLSAVGLAVAAMAAATWAYRYFTGRHPVGADRVDYARSRIADTATHVKDYAREYGGYLHGRAKDAAPGA encoded by the coding sequence ATGGCGGATCGgcacggcggcgagggctTAGCCCCGGTGCGGCTCTCCGGCGGGCGCCATGGCCACACCTCTAACTACCACAACAACCGCCACAACaacacctcctcctcctcagccaCAACGCCactcctccaccgcctcctccaaACAACCCACGGGCCGACATCCACGCAGCTCGTGGGCTTCCTCAccctgctcctcgccggggCGGCCCTTCTGGTCCTGGCGGGCCTGACGGTCACGGGCGCCGTGGTGGGCCTCATCTTCCTGGGCCCGATCGCGCTCCTCACCAGCCCGATCTGGGTCCCCTTCGCCGTggccgccttcctcctcgccgcggcctTCCTCTCCGCCGTCGGCTtggccgtggccgccatggcggccgccacGTGGGCCTACAGGTACTTCACCGGTCGccaccccgtcggcgccgaccGCGTCGACTACGCCCGCAGCCGGATCGCCGACACGGCCACGCATGTCAAGGATTACGCCAGGGAGTATGGCGGGTACCTCCATGGCCGCGCCAAGGACGCCGCCCCCGGCGCCTAA
- the LOC100830726 gene encoding uncharacterized protein LOC100830726 — protein MEVEAFPIRFTRGVRAHWRRRKYQRLDSASGAGGTRSHATKRLGGGGGGNGGARWGVRLRTLLRRVRVVRAAPGRLLRRVRDAYVGGMLGVARRASAMALPSAGEALCAKRVPRRKQLALPSAGGPSEFEKRLVMEIYKSIVASKELTTMLHSSTAHLPAAHTPPSASA, from the coding sequence ATGGAGGTGGAGGCGTTCCCGATACGGTTCACGAGGGGCGTGCGCGCGCACTGGCGGCGCCGCAAGTACCAGCGCCTGGActccgcctccggcgccggtggcaCCCGTAGCCATGCCACGAagcgcctcggcggcggcggcggcggcaatggcggcgcgCGGTGGGGGGTGCGGCTGAGGACGCTGCTGAGGCGCGTGCGCGTggtgcgggcggcgccggggcggctgctgcggcgggtgCGGGACGCGTACGTGGGCGGCATGCTGGGCGTGGCCAGGCGGGcgtcggccatggcgctgcCGTCCGCCGGCGAGGCGCTGTGCGCCAAGCGCGTGCCGCGGCGGAAGCAGCTCGCGCTACCTTCGGCGGGTGGCCCGTCGGAGTTCGAGAAGAGGCTTGTTATGGAGATCTACAAGTCCATCGTCGCCTCCAAGGAGCTCACCACCATGCTCCACTCCTCCACCGCCCacctccccgccgcccacACGCCACCGTCGGCATCGGCATAG
- the LOC100831031 gene encoding probable 2-oxoglutarate-dependent dioxygenase AOP1 gives MAAAAGDQLPRIDFSGVAPSAPERWAAARAHVMAALRTYGCFEAQYPALTPELRAGLFGRAVRPVFALPADAKRRNSYGPGKPFHGYLGELPGLPAYESLAIVDGHKPGPVQAFADLVFFPDSGANHTAAFCESVHGVASRMAELEGVVRRMVMEGLLGVAAGEQEEGLPSSSMWHLFRMSEYGAPVAGAGEKEREVRYGSHQDTNSLSVICQDEVDGLEMQTRDGDWVLVHPEPESLVVMAGNALRAWSNGRVYAPFHRVSVGGEETRYSAMLFSVPGGESMVRAPEELVDEEDGHPRRRFRDYDYDEFVRFCVSEEGVRHQDKLKAFCGL, from the exons atggcggcggcggcgggggatcAGCTCCCGAGGATCGACTTCAGCGGCGTggccccgtcggcgccggagcgatgggcggcggcgcgcgcgcacgtGATGGCCGCGCTGCGCACTTACGGCTGCTTCGAGGCGCAGTACCCGGCGCTGACCCCGGAGCTCCGGGCGGGGCTCTTCGGCCGCGCCGTCCGCCCGGTCTTCGCGCTCCCCGCCGACGCCAAGCGCCGCAACAGTTACGGGCCGGGGAAGCCCTTCCACGGCTACCTCGGCGAGCTCCCGGGCCTCCCCGCCTACGAGAGCCTCGCCATCGTCGACGGCCACAAGCCCGGGCCCGTCCAAGCCTTCGCGGAtctcgtcttcttccccgactcCGGCGCCAACCACACCGCCGCCTTCTG TGAGAGCGTCCATGGAGTGGCGAGCCGGATGGCGGAGCTGGAGGGGGTTGTGAGGAGGATGGTCATGGAAGGCCTCCTCGGggtggccgccggagagcaggaagaaggcttgccgtcgtcgtccatgTGGCACTTGTTCCGGATGTCGGAGTACGGGGCGccggtggccggcgccggggagaaggagagggaggtgAGGTACGGGTCGCACCAGGACACGAACTCCCTCAGCGTCATCTGCCAGGACGAGGTCGACGGGCTCGAGATGCAGACCAGGGACGGCGACTGGGTCCTCGTCCATCCGGAGCCCGAGTCCCTCGTCGTCATGGCCGGCAACGCCCTCAGG GCGTGGTCGAATGGCCGTGTGTACGCGCCGTTCCACAGGGTGAGCGTGGGCGGGGAGGAGACGAGGTACTCGGCGATGCTCTTCTCGGTGCCCGGTGGGGAATCCATGGTCCGGGCGCCTGAGGAGCTCGTGGACGAGGAAGACGGCCACCCGCGGCGGCGATTCAGGGACTACGACTACGACGAGTTCGTGAGGTTCTGCGTCTCCGAGGAAGGGGTTCGCCACCAGGACAAACTCAAGGCCTTCTGTGGGCTGTGA